The Candidatus Mycolicibacterium alkanivorans genome contains a region encoding:
- a CDS encoding HAD-IB family hydrolase/lysophospholipid acyltransferase family protein, whose amino-acid sequence MSDKNLRLPGSVAEVTASPPGPQIGAFFDLDGTLVAGFTAVILTQERFRSRDMGIGELITMIAAGLNHRLGRLEFEELIGKASQALRGRALSDLHEIGERLFIQKIEKRIYPEMRELVHAHMERGHTVVLSSSALTLQVEPVARFLGIENTLTNKFEVDEDDVLTGEVVRPILWGPGKADAVQKFAADNDIDLKRSYFYADGDEDVALMYLVGNPRPTNPEGKMAAVARRRGWPILEFNSRGSGGLMGQVRTLLGVGSLLPAATGAIGWGLLTRSRRRGVNFFTTAFPNLMLAANGVNLNVLGAENLTKKRPAVFIFNHRNNFDPIISAALIKDNWTGVGKKELESDPVIGTLGKLVDTVFIDRDDPKAAVESLQRVEDLVEKGLSILIAPEGTRLDTRTVGPFKKGPFRLAMAAGVPLVPIVIRNAEVIAPRDSSTMNPGTVDVVVYPPISVEDWTLDDLSERIAGVRQLYLDTLADWPQDKVPVHPIYKKAAARKAPAKKAAARKAPVKTAATKKAAAKKTEPPTVRGGR is encoded by the coding sequence ATGAGTGACAAGAACCTGCGCCTGCCCGGCTCGGTCGCCGAGGTGACGGCCAGCCCGCCCGGCCCCCAGATCGGTGCCTTCTTCGACCTCGACGGCACGCTGGTCGCCGGCTTCACCGCGGTGATCCTCACCCAGGAGCGCTTCCGCAGCCGGGACATGGGCATCGGCGAGCTCATCACGATGATCGCGGCCGGGCTCAACCACCGGCTCGGCCGGTTGGAGTTCGAGGAGCTGATCGGCAAGGCCTCGCAGGCGTTGCGCGGTCGCGCACTGTCCGACCTGCACGAGATCGGCGAGCGGCTGTTCATCCAGAAGATCGAGAAACGGATCTATCCGGAGATGCGCGAGCTGGTACACGCGCACATGGAGCGCGGCCACACGGTGGTGCTCAGCTCGTCGGCGCTGACACTGCAGGTCGAGCCGGTGGCCCGCTTCCTGGGCATCGAGAACACGCTGACCAACAAGTTCGAGGTCGACGAGGACGACGTCCTCACCGGCGAGGTTGTGCGCCCGATCCTGTGGGGGCCCGGCAAGGCCGACGCGGTGCAGAAGTTCGCCGCCGACAACGACATCGACCTCAAGCGGTCCTACTTCTACGCCGACGGCGACGAGGACGTCGCGCTGATGTATCTGGTCGGCAACCCCCGGCCCACCAACCCCGAGGGCAAGATGGCCGCGGTGGCACGGCGGCGCGGCTGGCCCATCCTGGAATTCAACAGTCGCGGCAGCGGTGGGCTGATGGGTCAGGTGCGGACCCTGCTCGGCGTCGGGTCGCTGCTCCCGGCCGCCACCGGCGCGATCGGCTGGGGCCTGCTGACCCGAAGCCGACGCCGCGGCGTGAACTTCTTCACCACCGCGTTCCCGAACCTGATGCTGGCCGCCAACGGCGTGAATCTCAACGTGCTGGGTGCGGAGAATCTGACCAAGAAGCGGCCCGCGGTGTTCATCTTCAACCACCGCAACAACTTCGACCCCATCATCTCCGCAGCCCTGATCAAGGACAACTGGACCGGGGTGGGGAAGAAGGAACTCGAAAGCGACCCCGTGATCGGCACATTGGGCAAGCTGGTCGACACCGTGTTCATCGACCGGGACGACCCGAAGGCCGCCGTGGAGTCGCTCCAGCGTGTCGAGGACCTCGTCGAGAAGGGCCTGTCGATTCTGATCGCGCCGGAAGGCACCCGGCTGGACACCCGCACCGTGGGTCCCTTCAAGAAGGGCCCGTTCCGGCTGGCGATGGCCGCCGGTGTGCCACTGGTCCCGATCGTGATCCGCAATGCCGAGGTGATCGCTCCGCGGGACTCCTCGACGATGAATCCCGGAACCGTGGATGTCGTTGTCTATCCGCCGATTTCAGTGGAGGACTGGACGCTCGACGACCTCTCCGAGCGGATCGCCGGTGTCCGGCAGCTCTACCTCGACACCCTCGCGGACTGGCCGCAGGACAAGGTTCCGGTGCACCCGATCTACAAGAAGGCAGCGGCCAGGAAGGCGCCGGCCAAAAAGGCAGCGGCCAGGAAGGCGCCGGTCAAAACGGCGGCGACAAAGAAGGCAGCGGCCAAGAAAACCGAGCCGCCGACTGTCAGGGGCGGTCGATGA
- a CDS encoding glycerol-3-phosphate 1-O-acyltransferase: MTACDHLADFGTTGDALVLASVSSKAELELLNDWLHAQRRAHPNTKLEVLQLPAGDPPPGVVAQLVEELGTGGDRLVVPVQVFWVPGGLPTRVKIVGLISGRDTYRPPELLQRSILRKDPSRARIVAGEPAKVSELRRQWQEKTVGESPRDFARFVLRRAALAIERMELRLLGPEYKSPQLITDELMASSRFMEGLEKIPGASPVKAEEMLNELATGWSRFSVDLIPNLGRAIFSRGFDPRIDYDPVEIESMRRALEDHPAVLLFSHRSYLDGVIVPVAMQENKLPPTHTFAGINLSFGFLGPLMRRSGVIFLRRKLDDPVYKYVLRQFVGYIVEKRFNLSWSIEGTRSRTGKMLPPKLGLLAYVADAYLDGRSEDILLQPVSISFDQLHETAEYAAYARGGEKTPEGAEWLYKFIKAQGERNYGKIYVRFPDAVSMRQYLGEPGGSMVSDPAAKRLALQKMAFEVAWRILAATPINATGLVSALLLTTRGRALTLGQLHHTLQDSLDYLERKQTPVTNSALRLRTLDGVRAAVDALSNGHPVTRVDGGHEPVWRIAPEHEHEAAFYRNTLIHAFLETSIVELALAHAGRAPDGARVALFWEQAMRLRDLLKFDFYFADSASFREHLAEEMEWHDDWEIHVAAGGEAVDNLLREKRPLMANAMLRPFLEAYEIVADVLCDAPAEIGEKELSKIALGVGAQYAAQGRIRSNESVSALLFATARQVAADQHLLEQAPNLRERRQAFLLELRGILADMDRIHKLSAEQFYAREVRVREQAG, encoded by the coding sequence ATGACCGCCTGCGATCACCTCGCCGATTTCGGCACTACCGGCGACGCGCTGGTGCTGGCCTCGGTGTCGTCGAAGGCCGAACTCGAGCTGCTCAATGACTGGCTGCACGCCCAGCGGCGGGCGCACCCCAACACCAAACTCGAGGTGTTGCAGTTACCCGCCGGGGATCCGCCGCCGGGGGTGGTGGCCCAACTCGTCGAGGAACTTGGGACCGGTGGGGACCGGCTGGTGGTTCCGGTGCAGGTGTTCTGGGTTCCGGGCGGGCTGCCCACCCGGGTCAAGATCGTCGGTTTGATCTCGGGCCGAGACACCTACCGGCCGCCGGAGTTGTTGCAGCGCAGCATTCTTCGCAAGGATCCGTCGCGCGCCCGCATCGTCGCCGGCGAGCCGGCCAAGGTGTCCGAGCTGCGCCGGCAGTGGCAGGAGAAGACGGTCGGCGAAAGTCCGCGCGACTTCGCCCGCTTCGTGCTGCGTCGCGCGGCACTGGCCATCGAGCGGATGGAACTGCGCCTGCTCGGGCCGGAGTACAAGTCGCCGCAACTCATCACCGATGAGCTGATGGCGTCGTCCCGTTTCATGGAGGGACTGGAGAAGATCCCCGGGGCCAGCCCCGTCAAGGCCGAGGAGATGCTCAACGAGCTGGCCACCGGCTGGAGCAGGTTCTCGGTGGACCTGATCCCCAACCTGGGCCGGGCGATCTTCAGCCGCGGCTTCGATCCCCGCATCGACTACGACCCGGTGGAAATCGAGTCGATGCGCCGTGCCCTGGAAGACCACCCAGCGGTGTTGCTGTTCTCCCACCGGTCCTATCTCGACGGTGTCATCGTCCCGGTGGCGATGCAGGAGAACAAGCTGCCACCGACGCACACGTTCGCCGGGATCAACCTCTCCTTCGGATTCTTGGGCCCGCTGATGCGCCGCTCGGGTGTCATCTTCCTGCGACGCAAGCTCGACGATCCGGTGTACAAGTACGTGCTTCGCCAGTTCGTCGGCTACATCGTCGAGAAGCGCTTCAACCTGAGCTGGTCGATCGAGGGCACCCGTTCGCGGACCGGAAAGATGTTGCCGCCCAAGCTCGGTCTGCTCGCCTATGTCGCCGACGCCTACCTGGACGGCCGCAGCGAGGACATTCTGCTGCAGCCGGTGTCGATCAGCTTCGACCAGTTGCACGAGACCGCCGAATACGCGGCCTACGCGCGCGGTGGGGAGAAGACCCCGGAGGGCGCGGAGTGGCTGTACAAGTTCATCAAGGCCCAGGGCGAGCGCAACTACGGCAAGATCTACGTCCGCTTTCCCGACGCGGTCTCGATGCGCCAGTACCTCGGTGAGCCCGGCGGCTCGATGGTCTCCGACCCGGCCGCCAAACGTCTTGCGCTGCAAAAGATGGCGTTCGAGGTGGCCTGGCGGATCCTCGCGGCGACGCCGATCAATGCCACGGGGCTGGTGTCGGCGCTGCTGCTCACAACGCGTGGCCGTGCGTTGACGCTGGGGCAGCTGCACCACACCCTGCAGGATTCGCTGGACTACCTGGAGCGCAAGCAGACTCCGGTTACCAACAGCGCCTTGCGACTTCGCACGCTCGACGGTGTGCGCGCGGCAGTCGACGCACTGTCCAACGGGCATCCGGTGACCCGGGTGGACGGCGGTCACGAACCGGTGTGGCGGATCGCGCCCGAACACGAGCACGAGGCCGCGTTCTACCGCAACACGCTCATCCACGCCTTCCTGGAGACCTCCATTGTCGAGCTCGCCCTGGCCCATGCCGGCCGCGCACCCGACGGCGCCCGGGTGGCGCTGTTCTGGGAGCAGGCGATGCGTCTGCGTGACCTGTTGAAGTTCGACTTCTACTTCGCCGACTCGGCGTCCTTCCGCGAGCACCTGGCCGAGGAGATGGAGTGGCACGACGACTGGGAGATCCACGTCGCGGCCGGCGGCGAAGCCGTCGACAACCTGTTGCGTGAGAAGCGACCCCTGATGGCGAACGCGATGCTGCGGCCGTTCCTGGAGGCCTACGAGATCGTCGCCGACGTGCTGTGTGACGCGCCGGCTGAGATCGGGGAGAAGGAGCTCTCCAAGATCGCCCTGGGCGTCGGGGCCCAGTACGCGGCGCAGGGCCGGATCCGCAGCAACGAGTCGGTGTCGGCACTGCTGTTCGCGACCGCGCGACAGGTGGCCGCCGATCAACACCTGCTGGAACAGGCACCGAACCTGCGGGAGCGGAGGCAGGCGTTCCTGCTGGAGCTGCGCGGCATCCTGGCCGACATGGACCGCATTCACAAGTTGTCCGCCGAGCAGTTCTACGCCCGCGAGGTCCGAGTTCGTGAACAGGCCGGCTGA
- a CDS encoding single-stranded DNA-binding protein — MFETHLTVVGRIVTDLRRKPVNGQELISFRVASNSRRRNGEGTWEPGNSLFITVNCWGKLVTGVGAALYKGAPVIVVGDVFTSEYEDKDGVRRSSLEMRATAVGPDLSRAIVRFEQPQPKAAEPVAEEAAPDEAEEPEEAADLVLSA; from the coding sequence ATGTTCGAAACCCATCTCACCGTCGTCGGCCGCATCGTCACTGACCTTCGGCGCAAGCCCGTCAACGGCCAGGAGCTGATCAGCTTCCGGGTGGCCAGTAACTCCCGGCGCCGAAACGGCGAAGGCACCTGGGAACCGGGCAATTCGCTGTTCATCACCGTCAACTGCTGGGGCAAGCTGGTCACCGGCGTCGGGGCGGCCCTTTACAAGGGCGCCCCGGTGATCGTCGTCGGCGACGTCTTCACCAGTGAGTACGAAGACAAGGACGGCGTGCGGCGCTCGTCGCTGGAGATGCGCGCCACCGCCGTGGGCCCAGACCTGTCCCGGGCCATCGTGCGCTTCGAGCAGCCACAGCCCAAGGCGGCCGAACCTGTCGCCGAGGAGGCCGCACCCGATGAGGCGGAGGAGCCCGAGGAAGCGGCGGATCTGGTGCTGTCGGCCTGA
- the ettA gene encoding energy-dependent translational throttle protein EttA — MADYIYTMRKVRKAHGDKVILDDVTLAFLPGAKIGVVGPNGAGKSSVLRIMAGLDQANNGDAFLAPGATVGILMQEPQLDETKTVRENVEDGVAIKAKLNRYNEVAELMATDYTDELMDEMGKLQEELDAADAWDIDSQLEQAMDALRCPPPDEPVTHLSGGEKRRVALCKLLLSKPDLLLLDEPTNHLDAESVLWLEQHLAAYKGAVLAVTHDRYFLDNVAEWILELDRGRAYPYEGNYSTYLEKKAERLEVQGKKDQKLQKRLKEELAWVRSGAKARQAKNKARLGRYEEMAAEAEKTRKLDFEEIQIPAPPRLGNVVVEVEHLDKGYDGRVLIKDLSFTLPRNGIVGVIGPNGVGKTTLFKTIVGLEKPDSGTVRVGETVKLSYVDQSRAGIDPNKTVWQVVSDGLDYIEVGHNEIPSRAYVSAFGFKGPDQQKPAGVLSGGERNRLNLALTLKEGGNLILLDEPTNDLDVETLGSLENALENFPGCAVVISHDRWFLDRTCTHILAWEGDDDNEAKWFWFEGNFGAYEENKVERLGADAARPHRVTHRRLTRD; from the coding sequence ATGGCGGATTACATCTACACGATGCGGAAGGTCCGCAAGGCCCACGGCGACAAGGTCATCCTCGACGACGTCACACTGGCCTTTCTGCCCGGCGCCAAGATCGGCGTGGTCGGCCCCAACGGTGCCGGTAAGTCCAGCGTGCTGCGGATCATGGCCGGTCTGGACCAGGCCAACAACGGCGATGCGTTCCTGGCGCCCGGCGCGACCGTCGGCATCCTCATGCAGGAGCCGCAGCTGGACGAGACCAAGACGGTCCGGGAGAACGTCGAGGACGGCGTGGCGATCAAGGCCAAGCTCAATCGGTACAACGAGGTCGCCGAGCTGATGGCGACCGACTACACCGACGAGCTGATGGACGAGATGGGCAAGCTCCAGGAAGAGCTGGACGCCGCCGACGCCTGGGATATCGACTCTCAGCTGGAGCAGGCGATGGACGCGCTGCGCTGCCCGCCGCCCGACGAGCCGGTGACCCACCTGTCCGGTGGTGAGAAGCGCCGGGTAGCGCTGTGCAAACTGCTGTTGAGCAAGCCGGACCTGCTGCTGCTCGACGAGCCCACCAACCACCTCGACGCCGAAAGCGTGCTGTGGCTGGAACAGCACCTCGCCGCCTACAAGGGCGCGGTTCTGGCGGTCACCCACGACCGGTACTTCCTGGACAACGTCGCCGAGTGGATCCTCGAGCTCGACCGCGGCCGGGCCTACCCGTACGAGGGCAACTACTCGACCTATCTGGAGAAGAAGGCCGAGCGCCTGGAGGTGCAGGGCAAGAAGGACCAGAAGCTGCAGAAGCGGCTCAAGGAGGAGCTGGCCTGGGTGCGCTCGGGCGCCAAAGCCCGGCAGGCCAAGAACAAGGCCCGACTCGGCCGGTACGAGGAGATGGCGGCCGAAGCCGAGAAGACCCGCAAGCTCGACTTCGAGGAGATCCAGATCCCCGCTCCGCCGCGGCTGGGCAACGTCGTCGTCGAAGTCGAGCATCTGGACAAGGGTTACGACGGGCGGGTGTTGATCAAGGACCTGTCGTTCACGTTGCCGCGCAACGGCATCGTCGGGGTGATCGGGCCCAACGGCGTCGGCAAGACCACGTTGTTCAAGACGATCGTCGGTCTGGAGAAGCCGGACAGCGGTACGGTCCGGGTCGGCGAGACGGTCAAGCTGAGCTACGTCGATCAGAGCCGGGCCGGCATCGACCCGAACAAGACGGTGTGGCAGGTGGTCTCCGATGGATTGGACTACATCGAGGTCGGCCACAACGAGATTCCATCCCGTGCCTACGTCTCGGCATTCGGATTCAAGGGTCCTGACCAGCAGAAGCCGGCGGGCGTGCTGTCCGGCGGTGAACGCAACCGGCTCAATCTGGCGTTGACGCTCAAAGAGGGTGGCAATTTGATCCTGCTCGACGAACCGACCAACGACCTTGACGTCGAGACCCTCGGCTCGCTGGAGAACGCGCTGGAGAACTTCCCCGGCTGCGCGGTGGTCATCAGCCACGATCGCTGGTTCCTGGACCGCACCTGCACGCACATCCTGGCGTGGGAGGGCGACGACGACAACGAGGCGAAGTGGTTCTGGTTCGAGGGCAACTTCGGGGCCTACGAGGAGAACAAAGTCGAGAGATTGGGTGCGGATGCGGCTCGTCCGCACCGGGTGACCCACCGCAGGCTCACCCGCGACTAA